The stretch of DNA aaaaaccaaacacacgcGGCTCTTTCCTGAATTTGAATGGTGCGACGCACCTCTCTGGGCACCGTTGGGTTTGGAACCACATTGAGAAAATAAAGTCACCTGCTAAATACGCCATCGGTTTCCCTTTGAGTGTTTTTTAGGGAAAAACCACTGTGCTTTTCTTGCATCTTTCTATAATTACACACGCGCAGACATACTTTGGTCAGACTGGGTCTATCTGTGGGATCACGGCCGCCAAACCTCAACGCTGAGTCAACAAAACCAAACGCACCAAATCGTGCGGCCTTATGTTCAACGCGCTTGTTGTTCTAGAGTCTAATTGAGTCTGTGGTGTGTCATCGGCTGCAGACAAATGTCTCTCACAGTCAAAATCTCCAGGTTTGGTGTTAAAATCTTGACATTAAAAGTATTAGTGAATATGAACAGGAGCAGTTTACcctctttcacacatgcacttgTCCATGTTGTTGACATGTCAGAAAAGGGCCCCATAAGTCCAGATAAGAGACACCCAGATTAGGACACATGCATTTACAATCTATGGAAACAATGTGCACCATTTAGTGGACATCAGGGCAGAACAGAGTGGACATGCAGACAAAAACTTTGACTGTTTGACTTCAACTCCAGGGATATGAATGCATCCatatatacccccccccccccccccccccctcccttcttcttctttgtgggGAAACAAATGTCATGttacataaaaatatttaaaaaaatcagctgCGGAAgattaacaacaacaaagcacAGAGCCGAAGGCTGCTCAGGACTCTTTAAGTAACGGAACCAGAGACACATGTAACACGTCGGTAACCGAGCCAGCAACACCAGAGAGTAAAAGTAAACTGGATTATCGTAGATGGTTGCGTTGTTGACGTACCATGCTCGCTGCACAGGAAGTTTCCACAAGTCCTGGCACAAGTTTCTTTTGCCTCCACGCGTCGCTTGTCTTCCTTTTCCGTTTCTtatcttgtctttttttatgtttcaaaACTTTAACACCCGCTGATTTGGTTTGACCGAACTTTTAAACTTAAAGGTCTGGAGAGGGAGACAGCGATCGACGACAGCGTGGACACGTTTTTGGAGGAGTCTGAAAGAACTGGCCAGGAGcccaaagagggagaggagtcAGAGCGGCTGTAGCCAATGGGAGGGGTGTGGGGGCCGAGCGACCTCCGACCATGTGtgcagccccctcctctcccctcgccTCCCCTCCAATCGCCTCTCCGACAGGCCCGGGTGTAAAGTTATGCCCAGGCTACACTGCACCTAAATAGCCGAGCGGATTTGCAGGGGTTGCTTGGCCTCTTTGCTGCTTTATGGTCTGCAGTAATCCATAATGCCTGTTGGTTGGACAGCATCTCACTGTGTGGGGGCCTAGACTGGGAGCCAGAGGGGGTTTGGTGCAAGTCCCGGCGGAGGGGCTGAAATTGGAGAGGTTCCAGGTGAGGTGTCGGGACGTTTTCAGAGCACTGCGgcggtgcccttgagcaaggcaccaaaccttTAGCACACACTCACTCGAACAAATCTCCCTTAATGATTTAATGCTCGCAGATTGACCGTATCTTGGGTGTAAAAACTCTATAATTTACATTAATAGTGTATCCAACTATCCAACTTCAGCACTGTTTGATTCGAGTCTCATCATTCCTCagttattcttttaaaaactcaTTATCATCGGTTCCAGGGCGCTATTTTGAAGTGCaatgtcattttaaatcttGTTAAAATCAAGCCAGACAATGCAATAATCCAGATTACAGTAATACAATCAAGATTATTTAAATGCCGAATCATAAATGCAACTCCGCCGCCCCAGCGCTCCCTCTTGTGGCGGACGGTAATAATTACAGCTTCTGAAGCACGGTAttataaaacttaaaaaaaccTTAGTTACTAAATACGAAACTTTTATTGTTCAAGATGGAAACTGAGACAAGACAAGCATGGGCTCGCGCCCTAGCCCCTCTTTGTTCCGCCAGACAGCAGCAAAATCCGTTTTAAGAAAATGTTGAGCATTGAGAGCTTGTCCACGATCACGTCCTGATCAACGAGCACTGGACCTCGATTCCAACTGTGAGTGCTGGGACCATCTTACAGGGATGTTCGGGCCTTTCCGTGTgcataaaaataacacaaatacaCATGATAGACTTTATCTTTAAATGATCATAGTCAAAACCACACCaaaccacacacgcacgcacacacacacacacacacacacaccacacacacacacacacacacacacacacacacacacacacacacacaaataaacagaaatttTGGCCACATTCTGTATCACCGCGGAAACAAGACAGAATGCGCAACATGTGTTTTGGAGGTCAGAAACCATCTTATCCAAGTTTAACAATCAAAGCAGTCAGTGCATCGCAATAACACAGAATATCTGGGGAGTAAATATAGCTACAAATAATAGTCACAAAGAACTATTCTTAACTGCAGTAACCACATCCCACATTCCGCAAGAGTCGATTAACACAACAAAGCACTCTTTTAATAGCAACGCACTAATAGAAAGAAGAAGCTGCGTGATTTAGGTCCCCACTGATTCCTTTAAAAAGCTTGGAATGGTTTTATTGATCTTGTATCTCTTTTAAGCGATCTAGTGATTAATTCTTGTATACTCTTAATTCTTTTGAAATTATGTGAAACAGATCATTTGTGAGAAAGCCAGCATCTGTGTCTCCAGGTATCAGTCGgattatttgattaaaaaaaaaacctcggCATCAACTGTGTCAATATCGTCCTTCAAAATCCCCCAAACGTTTATATTTTTACGCTAAACAATCCAGTTTAAAACAAGTGATATCTAAACTCTGACCATGAGAGGTCCCTCCTCACTCACAACTCAGTTTCCTCAGCGTTTGGAATAAACCTTGTACTTTATTCCACTATATTCCACTATATTTAAATCCTGACAGCAGTCTaaacttttgttccatcttagTTTTCTGATGGACTGGAAGCAGCTAAACAGCTAAAAAGGCCATGGCAACAAGAGAGAAAATCAAGCAATAAATATGGGCAGAGAATTAACAATTGTTCGGGATTAGAATGTTGTTCCTTTCCTTATTGTGTGACGGCGTTAGTTGTTCGGTATTTACAGAGATCCACTTCAGCCGAGAACTTGGGTCACTAAACACgctctttatttattcattcacgTCAGCAGGAAGAATAAAGTCCATAGAGcccgtgttgtgtgtgtcttgtgatgAAGACATGCGGGGAAAGTGACGCTTGTGTGGCACAGAGGCTTTACTGAGGGATGGAGCTGTTATTGAGAGGCTAAATTCATCACTACTGTCACGACGCTTATATCTGCAGGTGGTAATTTcgattttattttacttttatggATTAATTATGGACTAATGAGCGAACAGATAAAACAACTGTGATCCAATCAAGTTCGCAAATGTATAATTTTTCTCATTGTTCATGCAGTCTGCAGCCAGTCGTGCTAATTACAAAACCAACCAAAGGAAAACGCATTTGTGCCGGGTGTCTGTGTTGTATTTTAGTCTAGGCTTAATTACATTTACGTCAATCAATGTGTTTTTTGGCAACACGTGGAGGAAGGGGGTGCTCAGACCGGGTGACATTTCTCAATGGAATTTGGTGGCACACGCCACAGGCGCTTGATAGAAATACCTGCCATTGGGAAGGAGAGGCGCGCGCCTTCAGAGGGGAATGAAAAGGTTTTTGGGGGGGTGCTACATTCAACAGATCGTAACTCTGCGGTCTGAAATAAAAAAGCCACGAGGGGCGTTCAGGTCAGGGTTATGGAAGTGCCCTCTGGTCGCACGTGTGCGTGTCCGTCTGTTAATGCGTGTGTGCACGGAACCGTGTTAAATCTGTAACTCCCCCCTCTCTGGGGCCCAAAAAAATCCCTCTTTGATACAAAAGCCCTTCACAGAGAGCTGCAAAAAAgcggcgtgcgtgcgcgcgcgcgcgagtATCGCGTCAGATTAACTAGGAAAAGAAAGCGCGACTCGTTTTTCTTGTTCCCGCATATCTAAAGAAGGTGGGACGTCTTGCTGCAAACAGCTAAGCtcagcgcacgcacacacgcctcaGTGCGAGGATCTGAACACACAAAGCGAAGGTAGGGTGATTTATGCAGCTCGaagtgtgtgttagtgtgtgttggCTGTTATGGATGTATgtttgcgcgtgtgtgtgtgagctgtcaCCGGCAGCTGCCCTGTGTAAACAGCTTTGGAGACAAACCCGTCCTGATATATCGGAATATTCTCAAACTTTCGCTCATTTGTCAGCACTCTGTCGTCTCCTGTTTCTGACCTTCTGCTGAGGAAATACGGCGACCAggacgtgcgtgtgtgagcgagCTGCGGGAGCTGGCGTTATATCTGCCGCCTGTGCACGCAGCCGGTGGTTTTCCCTGTCGCGTTTGCTGCTGCGACACGAGCGAATATTCAACATTCTGACAAACAGCCTGTGGAATGCGACTGCTCGAAGGTCCCATTCATTCTTATGTTTGGGGAGGGGGCATCTCAGTCCGGGATGAGCTTACTAGATAATGGTTCACTCATGTTGCAGCTTCTGACTGATTTGGCATGACAGTTAAAACAAAGATGTGTCTCAACACGCGAGTGTGGGGGCTTCTTTAATTCCAGAGGGATCATTACTCTTTCCAGCTTTCAGTGTTcctcttgtttctttttctgcctcttctctcACCCTGATGGATCACCTTTGTACTGATACTTGATTCTGCCATTTCCACGCAACAGATGTCTGATTTTCCTCCACCGGTGGCCCGAAAACCTTCAGGCGTCCAAGTCATGATAATTAAATCGAAGCAACGTCCTCCCGGTGGCCTCCCCAGTTCACCCAGAGGTATAGCCATTAATCTGCTGTTGTCACGTAGTTTTCACGTGGAGATACTGTCAGCAAGCTGCTCTGCTTGTGCTGCTTTTACTCTGTGtccttcctctgctcagagaaCGGATCCAGTTTTGGGGAAAACCAGTTATCCAAAGAAGGTGCAGAGAGGGAAGTGGTATGTAACTCCAtgttaatttcatttttaatcaattaAACATAAGGTAAAGGCATCAATGAGGAGGTGGTAAGTTGGCACTCAAAGCCTCAGTAGGGTCAGGAGTCCAATATTTCAGGAGTCCAAATGTTGACGCAGGGATTATAACTGACTCACGGGCTCAGGAAATCAGTAAATAAATGCTAATtcaagatagatagatagatagatagatagatagatagatagatagatagatagatagatagatagatagatagatagatagatagatagatagcatAAAGATAAATGTGGAAACCCACATATTTATGTTTGCTTCACCCTCCTCAGGAAATCATGAACCACTGCTTCGATGACGTGGAGCGCTTCATGGCGCGCCTGCAGCAGGCGGCCGAGGCCCAGCGTGTTCTCAGTCAAAGGACGAAGAAGAGAAGCAAAAAGAGCAACAAGAAGGAGGAGCCGAGCGGTGAGAGCTGCACCACATTTGCCTGGACCGAGAAACCCGAACACAatattaaaaaagatttttttggAGGATCCTTCAGGGGTTAAACATCACCTGAGGTAAAGTCAGCTGATGCGGCTGTTTTTGTGCGTTTGCAGTGCTGCGTTGGGTGTTTCCATGTTTCACGCCCAGTGTTGGCTGGCATAGATGTGATCTAGTGCACGTGGGAAACAAATGAACCTATCTACAATTAACAGCAGACAGTTAGTCACCCCGGTTTTGTTTGCAGGAACGTGCTGGAACAAGCAGTCCACTTCTAAAGACTGGATAGACTGGGGAAATTGGGGACAGACAAAGTTAGAATTTGCTGTAAATCTGGTAGATTAAAGGAGccaaaaagtgaaaatgtaCAGAACTAGTACGGATTTAAAGCATATTGAGGGTGGCAGTTATGTGACTCTTCTCTTTGATGTGCAGATAACTCTTTGGCcatgaaagcttctcctccaccagagGAGGAATTCTTGGACATTTTTCAGAAAATCAAGTACTCTCTTTGCCTTCTGGTGAGTTGAACCTGAGGTTCGCGGGTCCATTTCGATAAAAAGCCCCCGAGGTGGGTCTCATTTGCCCGTTTCTTTAGGCCCGTCTGCAGCCTTACATCACGCAGCCTGACGCGCCACAACTCCTGCATCCCGTCTTTGTGCCTCTTGACCTGGTGGGTCCCTTTGGTTGTTGCCTTTCATTTCTCCTCCCTCTGGCCTGAGACACCAACTGTAGCGTCTGTCTCTCACAGATGGTGAAGACCACTGGGGGGCCAGCGTTGGGCGCGTCAGTGGTCAGTCCAGCTATGACCACGGGGGCCATTTCACTGCTTCAGGAGCATTTGACCAACGGGGAAAAGGATCTGTGGAAATCATTGGGGCCCAACTGGACTTTGCCCTGGTCTGTGTGTTGACGTGTTGATGCATTTGCCGAGATGGCTTCCTGTTGATCTTAAAGGAAACCTGCTCGTCCTTTTGTCAGCTCGCAGCTCAGCGTGGCTGTTCCTCCGTATTCTCCTGCCTTCCTGGACGGTTGGCAGCCTCGGACTCACGACTCGACTGGGCGGCCTCGGGAGGATCCCATTGAGTCACAGCATAAACAGGACGCCCTCAAGCAAAGGAGGACGTCACAGAATATGCAAATGGAGGATCGTGGTTATAGAACTGACGGAGTGTAAGTGTAAACTGAGAATGTTACATTTTCACCCCCTATACCAACTCGCTGTTCATGACAAGAGTCACACCTTCCAAATATATGTATGTGAACATTTGAAATGTCAAATCCTTGCTGTTTAAGGCAAGATTCAATAAAAAGAGACAGTTGTGCGCAGTGCAAGGATAACCAAATCTTGACAACCTTACCACGACTCCTGCAGTCCTTAGCTCATCTAGCTCATGATATCACCTAGAAAATATTCTTTGCCTACTGTAAAAGACATGTCCTGAGCTCAGCAGTTATTTGCCtgaaaggctgcagctgcttggCCGTCTGCTTGTGTTTCAGAGGTACCAGCGTTCTGCCTGAAGGCGACAGACTCTACCGATGCAGTTACGACTTCCTGGCTCGAAACCACACTGAGCTCTCTGTCCTGCAAGGAGAAACTTTAGAGGTGCAGACGAAGTGATCCGTCCTTCCGAGCAGACACACTGCAGCTACAAACGTGattcccacctcctctccccttcaGGTGCTCGAGTCCTCGGACCGATGGTCTAAATGTCGGAATCGCTTCGAAGAGATAGGATGTGTCCCCTCTAACATCCTGGAGCCTCTGTCTGCTCTGAACACCGCGGAAAGCTCAGTGGTTTACAGAGAGGTACCAACAGGCCTGACGGCGTGCAGACCCTGCATGCACTCTGGATTTTGACTCACGCCGCCGCGTCTCTCTTACCAACAGAAAACCTCCAATCCCCCCCGTGCAAGGTTTTTCTCATATGCTGCATCCAGCCCCATTGGGACCAGCTCTCCTCCTATCAGCCCAGTGAGACCACAGAGCATGGTTCTGTCATCCACGCTGCAGGGAGAAGATGGTGACCGAGGTAACACGTCCTCTACAGCTCTGTAATTCAGAATATCTCAtcagttttgctgttttctgtaTGTCATATATGCAACAGTTGTGGCAACAATCTTTGTGTGCAGACAGAAGCCATTTTTTTGCTCTGGAGTACCCAGAGAGAGCCCATGTTGGTACTGGGAGAACATGCTAACTCTCATTTATCAGCTCCCACTTTTGTGCAAATATTATCAGGCAGCATGGACTAAAGTTTCATCTCAATGCTGATGACACTCGGCTGTAATCAATGAAACCAGAGGAAATGGAGCAATTTTCTTCTTATTTAAACTCCTCAAGAAGAGATTTGCTGTATTTCTTTCTCTAACTCGCATATAAAAAAAGGTCTCTAGgatcacctttttaaaaaaaatcatttgccTCTAGTGCAAACATTAGGAGAGCATGGACTCAAAATGACGTGGGGAAGCCAGTCCATACGTTTGGCAGGACTATTCTAATTTCAATTTCAGGAATTTCAGGAATTTCCAGGGAATTCCTTGAAAGGTCTCTAAAATAATGGAGCAGAGTTCTGGCAGGAATTGAGAGCGCATGACTTGCCTGCTTTAGTCAAGTTGTTTTCTTAATTACcagacagcaacaacaacaataaaaccacACAGTGAACTATGTGACACGGAGAAATGTGACACCGACTGTGAGCCTAATTTTGTGCTCTCCCAGTCCTGATAATGAACGATGAGCTGCTGGAGCGGCTATCTAAGAAGAGAGGCTCTTCCCGCCGGACGCCCCCGCGCACGCCGGACACATCCGCTCCTCTGAACTTCCAATCACCCCCTGCTGAGGTGCAGGCGTGGCTCTTGGCCAAGGGCTTCAGTCAGCAGTTGAGTATGCACCACCAGCAACATATTGCTTAAGAAAAACCTGTCGTTTCACTTTGACGCACAGTTTCATAGTTGGTGTGAGTTTGATGTCTCTTGGGTGGGGGAATCATGACACTTGACACTAATCAATTACACCAAAATTCACAGAAGGTGCTAGAATAAAAGGAGAGTACTGATTCAGTGCTATGGACATTgcacctttcaaaataaaagccataGAACAACAATGGTGTCAGATGGACAAATACCCTCCAGGCTAACATTGATTTATTGTCACATAACTATAAATTCAGCTTAACTGGAAGATTAAACTGAGAAGATCACTTGTCGGTGATGAGATGAGACTTGGTTCGATCGGCTGAACTCTTCAGACGTGATGCTGGTGGCCGTTTGAAAATGGAAACTCTCTAACCTCTACCTTTGCTCCTCCATCAGGACGGTTCAGTGTTTGGGCATTTTAAATGGGGCACAGCTGTTTTCCCTGAACAAAGGCGAGCTGCGCACGGTTTCTCCAGAGGAAGGTGCACGAGTTTACAGTCAGATTATGGTGCAGAAGGCTCTTCTTCAGGTTGGTTTGTCCtccattgttttcttttattctgtgcttaatgatgacaaaaaaaggaagggggggggataATGGACGATATCTGACCTTGTGACCCTGACAGGATGTGCACAAAGTTACGGAACTGGAGAAGGCGATGGAGAGGCAAAAGTTAAAGATCGACCTGGAATCGGAGAAGACTGACGTGTGAAGGAACAATTTGAACATCTGCTAACGGAGAAGAAACACTGACAGTCGGTAAAGGCAGCTGTGCACAGCTGTGCGCTCAGATGTGCAGCCAgggtgatgctgcagatggaaggAACAGTTTTACACTTGCGAGTGTTATGTTTGAGCTAAAGATGTCTGCTGCATAGAAGCATTTGGTAAAGGTAATGCTCAGTCACTACAGTTTCACTACATTATTACATTTGTACATATGGTTAAACTCTAAGAGGCTTCAAAGTGCAACAGATTTAGATCGTCTTGTAACaaatttttttttcccttttcattgGCATGAGGGCATTACAGACCAGATGCTATTTGAGACCAAATGCAAATGAAAGAACTTTACCAACCTCTCTAGATTGCTGTTTCTTGTGCTTTTATTAATGTAATGTAGAAAAATACTGCTGCGCTGCTGTTTTATGCCTTACTGAACCAGAGGATTATAATGAGCAGGgttcaacatttaaaaatggtgaTTTATAGGGGGGGAAAACCCCCCCCACATCAAAGCATGTTCTTAGTGACACACATGAATTCTGAAATGTTTCCAAAGCTCATCAGCACCAGAAGCTTGAAGGCATGTGAatgatgacagcagcaggttccaCAACTTCTGCAGAGGTCCATTATTGTGTAAAAACTGATCAGTTGTATTAAAGGTCTGCTCTCTGTAAAGTAGTAATTTCACATGGTTGAAATGTTAGATTCAGTCATTTCAGCATAAATGAGGATAGCACCTATGAAATTAGCTTATTTCAAACTTAATTTCTTCATACAATGGTAGAATATGTTATTAAATCTCTATTTCCAAGACTACAGCCATGACGATTTAGATAAAAGATAAATTTTCTTATATCATGCCTGAGAAATTAAGGAGTGATTAAATATAAGTTTAATTTGTATACTTGAGGCGGAATATCTTCACAGTTGCTTCTGTGAGTGTTTAAGATCATTTCCTGAGGTATTATCCTTTAATTTTTGCACAGAGTGAAAGGCAGGGGccggtcggtcggtctgtctgtccatccgtccgtcctgAGCAGCAGGAGATGGTTCGCCTTTAGCTTTTACTTCCCAATATCTTCACAAGTGATGAACTGGTCGACGCAGTCCCAGTTCAGGAGCTC from Takifugu flavidus isolate HTHZ2018 chromosome 18, ASM371156v2, whole genome shotgun sequence encodes:
- the eps8l1a gene encoding epidermal growth factor receptor kinase substrate 8-like protein 1a, with the translated sequence MEFGGTRHRRLIEIPAIGKERRAPSEGNEKMSDFPPPVARKPSGVQVMIIKSKQRPPGGLPSSPRENGSSFGENQLSKEGAEREVEIMNHCFDDVERFMARLQQAAEAQRVLSQRTKKRSKKSNKKEEPSDNSLAMKASPPPEEEFLDIFQKIKYSLCLLARLQPYITQPDAPQLLHPVFVPLDLMVKTTGGPALGASVVSPAMTTGAISLLQEHLTNGEKDLWKSLGPNWTLPCSQLSVAVPPYSPAFLDGWQPRTHDSTGRPREDPIESQHKQDALKQRRTSQNMQMEDRGYRTDGVGTSVLPEGDRLYRCSYDFLARNHTELSVLQGETLEVLESSDRWSKCRNRFEEIGCVPSNILEPLSALNTAESSVVYREKTSNPPRARFFSYAASSPIGTSSPPISPVRPQSMVLSSTLQGEDGDRVLIMNDELLERLSKKRGSSRRTPPRTPDTSAPLNFQSPPAEVQAWLLAKGFSQQTVQCLGILNGAQLFSLNKGELRTVSPEEGARVYSQIMVQKALLQDVHKVTELEKAMERQKLKIDLESEKTDV